One genomic segment of Gadus chalcogrammus isolate NIFS_2021 chromosome 3, NIFS_Gcha_1.0, whole genome shotgun sequence includes these proteins:
- the mettl26 gene encoding methyltransferase-like 26, with protein MLNAPAAERNKEPILAVLRGCVDPRGPLQALEVSSGTGQHVAHFARALPHITWQPSEYDHQSLASIEAYRTHYQLDGVKPAIHLDASSPWDSWGSGSLQAESLDLVVNINMIHISPIACTEGLFKGAGHILKPQGILLTYGPYAVNGQITPESNVNFDLSLRQRNAAWGLRDIALLSSMAQRRGLFLEKVVDMPANNKCLLFRKESLV; from the exons ATGCTGAACGCCCCGGCTGCAGAGCGGAACAAGGAGCCCATCCTGGCGGTTCTGCGGGGCTGCGTGGACCCCAGGGGGCCCCTTCAGGCCCTGGAGGTCTCGTCCGGCACCGGGCAGCACGTCGCCCACTTCGCCCGGGCCCTGCCCCACATCACCTGGCAGCCGTCCGAGTATGACCACCAGTCGCTGGCCAG TATAGAAGCGTATCGGACCCACTACCAGCTGGACGGGGTCAAACCCGCCATCCACCTGGACGCCTCCTCACCGTGGGACAGCTGGGGGTCGGGGTCCCTCCAGGCTGAGAGCCTCGACCTGGTGGTCAACATCAACATGATCCACATCTCCCCCATAGCGTGTACCGAG GGTTTATTCAAAGGGGCAGGTCACATTCTAAAACCCCAAGGAATTCTCCTGACCTATGGG CCATATGCTGTGAATGGTCAGATCACCCCAGAGAGCAACGTAAACTTTGACCTCAGTCTCAGACAAAG GAACGCTGCGTGGGGCCTCAGAGACATCGCTCTGCTCAGCTCCATGGCCCAGAGGAGGGGTTTGTTCCTGGAGAAAGTG GTGGACATGCCAGCCAACAACAAATGTCTTCTGTTCAGGAAGGAGAGTTTGGTGTAG